Genomic segment of Deinococcus planocerae:
AGGACGCCCGCGCCGAAGCCCGCATCGCCGACGAGTTCGAGGACCGCGGCCTCGACAAGCAGGACGTGGCCTCCAGCGGCAGCATGATCACCTCCGACCCCGCCAGCACCACCCCCGGCGACGAGACCTCGGACGACACGAGCAACGGCTGAGGTCGTCTGGCCCCGGTGAGGGACCGGGGATACAGAAGGTCGAAGGCAGAAAGCAGAAGGCGCCCCCGCTCGGCCTTCTGCTTTCTGCCTTTTGCGACGTTCGCGGGAAGGTTACTTCCCCACGCAAAAGTTCCGGAACACCGCGTCCACCACGTCCTCGCCCACGTCGCGCCCGGTCAGCTCCGCGAGTGAGCGCAACGCCTCCTCCAGCTCGTACCCGGCCAGCTCGTCGGGGAGGAGGCGGGCCGCGCGAACGTGCTCCAGCGCCCGCCGCGCCGCGTCTGCCTGCCGCTCGGTCGTGAGCCACGCCTCGCCCCGCGCCGCGTCGCCGATCAGGGCCGCGTGGATGGCGTCTCGCAACCTGGGCAGGCCTTCTCCGGTCACCGCGCTCACGGCCAGCGTAGTGGGGTCGGTCCACGCGGCGGGGAGGTCGCTCTTCGTCCGCACGCGCAGCACCCGCGCCGCTTCGGGCAACTCGGCGGGCAGCGCCTCGCGGGACAGGCTGCCGTCCTCCAGCGCGAGCACGAGGTCGGCGGAGGTCGCGAGGCTCACCGCCTGACGGACCCCGGCGGCCTCCACCGCGTCCGCCGTCTCGCGGATGCCCGCCGTGTCCACCAGCGTGACGGGCACCCCGGCGAGGGAGAGCTGGGCCTCCAGGTAGTCGCGCGTGGTGCCCGGAATCGGCGTGACGATGGACCGCTCGTAGCCCAGCAGCGCGTTGAGGAGGCTGCTCTTGCCCGCGTTGGGAGGGCCGATCAGGGCGAGGCGAGCGCCCCGGGTGGCGACCTGACCGGCGCGCGCCGTCCCCACCAAGGCCTCCAATTCTGCCTCCGCTGCCCGGAGGGGCGCGTCCCGGTCCTCCTCGGGCACCCCCTCCTCCGGGTAGTCGAGGAGGG
This window contains:
- a CDS encoding M-like protein, which translates into the protein MTQSDDQQLQNVPSADSSVKTEDEISNVDLQFMGRTDEHRDALKDARAEARIADEFEDRGLDKQDVASSGSMITSDPASTTPGDETSDDTSNG
- the mnmE gene encoding tRNA uridine-5-carboxymethylaminomethyl(34) synthesis GTPase MnmE; protein product: MTRLGLSDTIAAIATAPGSAGVGIVRVSGPEALRVADGVFRGRRRPSATGGGRFLFGQLVADDGEVLDEGLCLVFRAPRSYTGEDVAELQTHGSPAVLGRVLARVLELGARPARPGEFTQRAYLAGRLDLAQAEAVLGLVNAGTDTARRQASLGLAGALGQRVEGVAAHVTRTLAAIQALLDYPEEGVPEEDRDAPLRAAEAELEALVGTARAGQVATRGARLALIGPPNAGKSSLLNALLGYERSIVTPIPGTTRDYLEAQLSLAGVPVTLVDTAGIRETADAVEAAGVRQAVSLATSADLVLALEDGSLSREALPAELPEAARVLRVRTKSDLPAAWTDPTTLAVSAVTGEGLPRLRDAIHAALIGDAARGEAWLTTERQADAARRALEHVRAARLLPDELAGYELEEALRSLAELTGRDVGEDVVDAVFRNFCVGK